One Lysinibacillus sp. OF-1 DNA segment encodes these proteins:
- a CDS encoding MDR family MFS transporter, which produces MPKRVWFLLIGMLVNTTGNSFLWPLNAIYMHDYLGKTLAMAGFVLMLNSAAGVLGNLLGGYLFDRIGGYKAIMFGILLTIASLIGLTIWHGWPHYVWFLTILGFSGGIVFPSMFALAGAAWPEGGRKAFNAIYLAQNVGVAVGPALAGIVADYQFDYVFKVNLGMYILFFFIALFTFKRLEAGSIAPKNVVSESKRIVNKAPFYALLIISASSVLCWLAYSQWSATISSYTQDLGLGLKQYSLLWTINGLLIVVGQPLIAPLVKRWENNLKRQLVFGVILIALSFGIIAFASDFKMFGAAMLVLTFGEMFYTPALPTIANQLAPKGRQGFYQGIINSAATGGRMIGPLFGGIMVDQFGMIPLVLTLVVVVLLAIIPCLTYDYPLKKNNIVAD; this is translated from the coding sequence ATGCCAAAACGTGTTTGGTTTTTACTTATTGGAATGCTTGTGAACACAACAGGTAACTCTTTTTTATGGCCTTTAAATGCCATATATATGCATGATTATTTAGGGAAAACTTTAGCGATGGCTGGTTTTGTCTTAATGCTCAACTCTGCTGCTGGAGTATTGGGCAATCTATTAGGTGGTTACTTATTTGATAGAATCGGTGGCTATAAGGCGATTATGTTTGGCATCCTGCTAACGATTGCTTCATTAATAGGCTTAACAATTTGGCATGGTTGGCCACATTATGTGTGGTTTTTAACGATACTAGGCTTTAGTGGGGGCATCGTTTTTCCAAGTATGTTCGCATTAGCAGGGGCTGCATGGCCTGAGGGCGGACGAAAAGCCTTTAATGCGATCTATTTGGCACAGAATGTCGGTGTTGCAGTTGGCCCTGCTCTTGCGGGTATAGTGGCTGATTATCAATTTGATTATGTTTTTAAAGTGAATTTAGGCATGTATATTTTATTCTTTTTTATTGCTTTATTTACATTTAAACGTTTAGAGGCAGGCAGTATTGCCCCTAAAAATGTCGTCAGTGAAAGTAAACGAATTGTTAACAAAGCACCATTCTATGCTTTGTTAATTATTAGCGCATCCTCAGTGTTATGTTGGCTTGCATATTCTCAATGGAGTGCTACTATTTCATCCTATACTCAAGATTTAGGCTTAGGGTTAAAGCAATATAGTTTACTTTGGACAATAAATGGTTTGCTTATAGTTGTAGGTCAGCCACTCATTGCACCGCTTGTGAAAAGATGGGAAAACAATTTAAAGCGTCAGCTCGTATTTGGTGTAATTCTGATTGCCCTATCGTTTGGAATCATCGCCTTTGCAAGTGATTTTAAAATGTTTGGAGCCGCGATGCTTGTTTTAACGTTTGGTGAAATGTTCTATACCCCAGCATTACCAACCATCGCGAATCAACTCGCACCAAAAGGTCGACAAGGATTCTATCAGGGCATTATCAATAGTGCAGCGACAGGTGGTCGGATGATAGGGCCATTATTCGGTGGGATAATGGTGGATCAATTTGGCATGATACCTCTTGTATTAACTTTAGTGGTAGTTGTGCTGTTGGCTATTATTCCATGTTTAACTTATGATTATCCTTTAAAAAAGAATAATATCGTTGCAGATTAA
- a CDS encoding alpha/beta hydrolase, giving the protein MTKKYKILFSILIMLLALFVGAGFFAGNYFYNLALNPDTDKTAVLDAPHNVIAVNPLEAKEKETTEQWFHKQYEDASLQSYDSLKLHAYSIQNDHPTDKWAIIFHGYSSEGAQMTKYAKHFYDMGYHVLIPDARGHGKSEGDYIGMGWHDRFDVVSWVNHIVSLNESAEIVLYGVSMGGATVMMASGENLPTNVKAIIEDCGYSSVWDEFSYQLKAIFHLPAFPIMHFSSVVTKLKAGYTLGEASAVEQVAKSKTPMLFIHGDNDTFVPSTMLNEVYEAANVPKQKLIVEGAGHGGAESVASELYWATIQQFLESNMK; this is encoded by the coding sequence ATGACAAAAAAATATAAAATACTATTTTCTATTCTTATAATGTTGTTAGCTTTATTTGTTGGCGCTGGTTTTTTTGCAGGAAATTACTTTTATAATCTGGCATTAAATCCTGACACTGATAAAACAGCAGTGCTAGATGCACCTCATAATGTAATAGCTGTCAATCCTCTGGAAGCTAAAGAGAAAGAAACAACTGAGCAATGGTTTCATAAGCAATATGAAGATGCTTCGCTTCAATCCTATGATTCGCTAAAGCTCCATGCTTACTCCATCCAAAATGATCACCCCACTGACAAATGGGCTATCATCTTTCATGGCTATTCAAGCGAAGGCGCACAAATGACAAAGTATGCTAAACATTTTTATGATATGGGCTATCATGTACTTATTCCAGATGCGAGAGGCCATGGTAAAAGTGAAGGAGATTATATTGGCATGGGCTGGCATGATCGTTTTGATGTTGTTTCATGGGTCAATCACATTGTCAGCTTAAATGAGAGCGCTGAAATTGTTCTTTATGGTGTTTCGATGGGTGGAGCCACTGTCATGATGGCTTCAGGAGAGAATTTACCAACAAACGTTAAAGCAATCATTGAGGATTGTGGCTATTCTTCAGTATGGGATGAATTTTCCTATCAGTTGAAAGCAATCTTTCACTTACCTGCATTTCCAATCATGCATTTCTCTTCTGTAGTGACGAAACTAAAAGCAGGCTATACATTAGGTGAAGCGAGTGCAGTTGAACAAGTGGCAAAATCGAAGACACCCATGTTGTTTATTCATGGAGACAACGATACGTTCGTTCCATCTACCATGTTGAATGAAGTATATGAAGCGGCAAATGTACCAAAGCAAAAGTTGATTGTTGAGGGAGCTGGGCATGGTGGCGCAGAAAGTGTTGCAAGCGAGCTTTACTGGGCTACCATACAACAATTTTTAGAAAGTAACATGAAATAA
- a CDS encoding alpha/beta hydrolase family protein, with amino-acid sequence MTYNGEIVEKRAYPSPNPAIRLTEITYLSQGLRIKGLLAEPKAEGTYDGFLYLRGGMQSIGMVRPSRIAQFAAQGFIVFAPYYRGNRGGEGRDEFAGADRYDAVYAVDVLKQYCNDNIHVFGFSRGGIMALWTAILRKDITSVVTWAGVSDATATYWERTDMRRMMKRVIGGTPNRVPEAYDARTPLFEIEQITAPVLIIHGYRDENVDIEHARQLAFFLEDANKSYETWYDPDHAHQYPPAKNRETVRALCEWMKQQ; translated from the coding sequence GTGACATACAATGGTGAAATTGTGGAAAAACGTGCCTATCCCTCACCGAATCCAGCCATACGACTAACAGAAATAACCTATCTATCACAGGGCTTACGTATAAAAGGATTATTAGCAGAGCCAAAGGCAGAAGGTACATATGATGGTTTTTTATATTTAAGAGGGGGCATGCAAAGCATTGGGATGGTAAGACCTTCACGTATTGCCCAATTTGCTGCACAGGGCTTTATCGTTTTTGCCCCATACTATCGTGGAAATCGTGGTGGAGAAGGCCGTGATGAGTTTGCAGGAGCAGACCGTTATGATGCTGTTTATGCCGTAGATGTTCTCAAGCAATATTGTAATGACAATATACATGTTTTTGGTTTTTCTCGTGGGGGAATTATGGCTCTTTGGACAGCCATTTTAAGAAAGGATATTACCTCGGTCGTCACATGGGCAGGTGTTTCGGACGCAACAGCCACTTATTGGGAACGTACGGATATGCGCAGAATGATGAAGCGTGTAATTGGCGGAACACCGAATCGTGTACCAGAAGCATATGATGCGCGAACCCCACTTTTCGAGATAGAGCAGATCACTGCGCCTGTATTAATCATACATGGCTATCGTGATGAAAATGTAGATATAGAACATGCCAGACAACTAGCCTTTTTTTTAGAAGATGCGAATAAATCATACGAAACCTGGTATGATCCAGACCATGCACATCAATACCCACCAGCAAAAAATCGTGAAACCGTCCGTGCACTTTGTGAATGGATGAAACAGCAATGA
- a CDS encoding ArsR/SmtB family transcription factor, with translation MEEGLQQFKADFFKALAHPLRIRILELLVEGQKSVNEIQDCLEKEGSAVSQQLSVLRAKNIVYGVKEGKKVYYSLSDPMIGELLGVAKDIFNNHLVNTISRLEEMTSNEGDEGNK, from the coding sequence ATGGAAGAGGGTTTACAACAATTTAAGGCGGATTTTTTTAAAGCATTAGCACATCCGTTACGCATTAGAATACTGGAACTCCTTGTAGAAGGTCAGAAAAGTGTCAATGAGATTCAAGATTGCTTAGAGAAAGAGGGTTCTGCTGTTTCTCAGCAATTAAGTGTATTACGCGCCAAAAATATCGTTTATGGTGTGAAGGAAGGTAAAAAAGTCTACTATTCTTTAAGTGATCCAATGATTGGTGAATTACTTGGGGTGGCAAAGGATATTTTCAATAACCATTTAGTTAACACCATTTCGAGATTAGAGGAAATGACGAGCAATGAAGGTGACGAAGGCAATAAGTAA
- a CDS encoding alanine/glycine:cation symporter family protein: MEVIVGKLNGILWGPWFIYGILLIGLFFSIITRFLQVRHIKDMFVLMFKGEKSEKGISSFQAMSIALSGRVGTGNIAGTATAIGMGGPGAVFWMWAIAFIGAATAYVESTLAQIYKEEKDTEYRGGPAFYIEKGMGQKWFAVIFAVAALIAMLILMPGVQSNAIAGAVENAFGLDTWITGLIIVVLLGAIIIGGVKSIANAAQIIVPFMALAYIIMAIIIIAMNISEVPAVFALIFSSAFGAQEIFGGIIGSAIAWGVKRGIYSNEAGQGTGAHPAAAAEVSHPAKQGIVQAASVYIDTLLICSATAFMILFTGMYNVHDEKAAEGADPFIHIGEFNSGGLAGDEQMTFAKSIEAGAAYTQYAVDSSLPGFGAPFVAIALFFFAFTTIMAYYYIAETNVAYLFRGSTEKIFIWIAKIAILVAVFYGTVRTSDLAWAMGDVGLGLMVWINVLAILIIMKPAIVALKDYEKQKKEGKDPVFDPRKLGIKGADFWVDYNEQRKNK; the protein is encoded by the coding sequence ATGGAGGTAATCGTTGGTAAGTTGAATGGTATTTTATGGGGACCGTGGTTTATTTATGGTATTTTATTGATTGGACTTTTTTTCTCAATCATCACAAGGTTTCTGCAAGTAAGACACATTAAAGACATGTTTGTTTTAATGTTTAAAGGGGAGAAATCGGAAAAGGGGATTTCATCTTTCCAAGCAATGTCGATTGCATTATCAGGCCGTGTAGGTACTGGTAATATTGCTGGTACTGCAACTGCAATTGGGATGGGGGGACCTGGTGCTGTCTTTTGGATGTGGGCAATCGCTTTCATTGGTGCGGCTACCGCATATGTAGAGTCAACATTAGCACAAATCTATAAAGAAGAAAAAGATACGGAATATCGTGGTGGACCAGCCTTTTACATAGAAAAGGGAATGGGTCAAAAATGGTTTGCAGTTATTTTTGCTGTAGCTGCGTTGATTGCAATGCTAATTTTAATGCCAGGTGTGCAGTCTAACGCCATTGCAGGAGCTGTTGAAAACGCTTTTGGTCTGGATACATGGATTACAGGACTGATTATTGTAGTGTTGTTAGGTGCTATTATTATTGGGGGAGTTAAATCTATCGCGAATGCTGCCCAAATCATTGTACCGTTCATGGCATTAGCATACATTATTATGGCTATTATCATTATTGCTATGAATATTTCTGAGGTACCTGCAGTCTTTGCTTTAATTTTCTCAAGTGCCTTTGGTGCACAAGAGATTTTTGGTGGTATCATTGGTTCTGCGATAGCTTGGGGAGTGAAGCGTGGCATCTATTCCAATGAAGCTGGTCAAGGAACAGGGGCGCACCCTGCTGCTGCTGCGGAAGTATCACATCCTGCTAAACAAGGGATAGTACAAGCGGCGTCTGTGTACATTGATACATTATTAATTTGTTCTGCTACTGCATTTATGATTTTATTTACAGGTATGTACAATGTACATGATGAAAAGGCCGCTGAAGGAGCAGATCCATTTATCCATATTGGGGAATTCAATAGTGGCGGATTAGCAGGCGATGAGCAAATGACATTTGCGAAAAGTATTGAAGCAGGTGCTGCTTATACACAATATGCAGTTGATTCATCATTACCTGGTTTTGGAGCTCCATTCGTAGCAATCGCGTTATTCTTCTTTGCCTTTACAACAATTATGGCCTATTACTATATTGCTGAAACGAATGTCGCCTATTTATTCAGAGGTAGCACGGAGAAGATTTTCATTTGGATTGCGAAAATTGCCATTTTAGTTGCTGTCTTTTATGGTACAGTCCGTACGTCTGACCTAGCTTGGGCAATGGGAGATGTGGGTCTTGGACTAATGGTTTGGATTAACGTTCTTGCTATTTTAATTATTATGAAACCAGCTATCGTAGCATTAAAAGATTACGAGAAACAGAAAAAAGAGGGGAAAGACCCTGTCTTTGATCCTCGTAAACTAGGCATTAAGGGTGCAGATTTCTGGGTTGATTATAATGAGCAACGTAAAAATAAATAG
- a CDS encoding TIGR01212 family radical SAM protein (This family includes YhcC from E. coli K-12, an uncharacterized radical SAM protein.), giving the protein MTETNFPFPSEGKRYYTWNRYLRDQFGHKVFKVALDAGFDCPNRDGTVAFGGCTFCSAAGSGDFAGNKVDPIDVQFAEIRDKMHQKWKDGKYMAYFQAYTNTHAPLPVLKEKFEAALAQEGVVGLSIATRPDCLPDDVVEYLAELNERTYLWIELGLQTVHEKTANLINRAHDYATYVEGVEKLRKHGIRVCSHIINGLPLEDYDMMMETARAVAQLDVQGIKIHLLHLLKGTPMVKQYEKGMLEFLDQDVYTKLVADQLELLPPEMVIHRITGDGPIDLMIGPMWSVNKWEVLNGIDAELERRGSWQGKFYKAEVTK; this is encoded by the coding sequence ATGACAGAAACGAATTTTCCTTTTCCTTCAGAAGGAAAAAGGTATTATACATGGAATCGCTATTTACGTGATCAATTCGGACATAAAGTATTTAAAGTCGCATTAGACGCAGGCTTTGATTGTCCAAACCGTGATGGCACAGTCGCTTTTGGTGGCTGTACATTTTGCAGTGCTGCAGGCTCTGGTGATTTTGCCGGTAATAAGGTAGATCCAATCGATGTACAATTTGCTGAAATCCGAGACAAAATGCATCAGAAATGGAAGGACGGCAAATATATGGCGTACTTCCAAGCCTATACAAATACACATGCCCCACTGCCAGTTTTAAAGGAAAAATTTGAAGCTGCTTTAGCACAAGAAGGTGTTGTTGGTCTTTCCATTGCTACTCGCCCTGATTGTTTGCCAGATGATGTCGTGGAATACTTAGCAGAGTTAAACGAGCGTACGTATTTATGGATTGAGCTTGGTCTTCAAACCGTGCATGAAAAAACAGCGAATCTGATTAATCGTGCCCATGATTATGCAACCTATGTGGAAGGCGTTGAAAAATTGCGCAAGCACGGCATACGTGTTTGCTCACATATCATTAATGGCCTGCCTCTTGAAGACTATGACATGATGATGGAAACTGCTCGAGCAGTAGCACAGCTAGATGTCCAAGGCATAAAAATCCACTTACTACATCTACTAAAAGGGACGCCAATGGTGAAGCAATATGAAAAAGGCATGTTAGAATTTTTAGATCAGGATGTCTATACAAAACTAGTAGCAGATCAATTAGAACTTCTCCCACCTGAAATGGTCATTCATCGTATTACCGGCGATGGACCGATTGATTTAATGATTGGACCAATGTGGAGCGTCAATAAATGGGAAGTATTGAATGGTATTGATGCCGAGCTTGAACGTCGTGGCAGCTGGCAAGGGAAGTTTTATAAGGCTGAGGTTACAAAATGA
- a CDS encoding alpha/beta hydrolase, whose protein sequence is MWKWEAEGQAKAVIAIVHGAYENHRWYAWLIEKLRLEGFHIVMGDLPNHGVNARFARVHDEDFKLYNKYTRNLIENAFSYNLPTFVIGHGLGATLVLHTMQKKQYECAGIILTSPWLQLKLLPGKLSNALTSLSALTANVKMTHNISYENLTRNVEGRDEMKDEVPFMSVVSVKWYRELQQMMKNLVMLPKGEFPNMPMLIMTAEKDKITETRQTRNWLHQQEFTEFQFKEWANCYHNLFHEVEREEIFMYIRDFINNALRRIGYIIK, encoded by the coding sequence ATGTGGAAATGGGAAGCTGAAGGACAAGCAAAGGCTGTGATTGCTATAGTTCATGGTGCATATGAAAATCACCGATGGTATGCATGGCTGATAGAGAAATTAAGATTGGAAGGCTTCCACATAGTCATGGGAGATTTACCTAATCATGGCGTGAATGCAAGGTTTGCTCGTGTCCATGATGAGGACTTCAAATTGTACAATAAATATACAAGAAATCTGATTGAGAATGCTTTTTCATATAATTTACCAACTTTTGTAATAGGACATGGGCTTGGAGCAACGTTAGTTCTTCACACAATGCAAAAGAAGCAATATGAATGTGCAGGCATTATTTTGACATCACCGTGGCTGCAATTAAAGCTTTTACCAGGTAAATTATCAAATGCTTTAACGAGTCTAAGTGCATTGACTGCAAATGTTAAAATGACTCACAATATTTCATATGAGAACCTTACACGCAATGTTGAAGGTAGGGACGAAATGAAAGATGAGGTACCATTCATGTCAGTCGTTTCAGTGAAATGGTATCGAGAGCTTCAGCAGATGATGAAAAATTTAGTGATGCTTCCAAAAGGTGAATTTCCGAATATGCCTATGCTCATTATGACAGCTGAGAAAGATAAAATTACGGAAACACGACAAACTCGAAATTGGCTCCATCAACAAGAGTTTACAGAGTTTCAATTTAAAGAATGGGCAAATTGCTATCACAATTTATTTCACGAAGTAGAACGAGAAGAGATTTTTATGTATATTCGTGATTTTATTAATAATGCTCTTCGAAGAATCGGTTATATCATTAAATAG
- a CDS encoding gamma carbonic anhydrase: MIYPFKDKMPKIDPSVFIADYATVTGDVTIGAETTIWFNTVIRGDVSPTIIGKRVSIQDLCCLHQSPKFPLIIEDEVTVGHQVTLHSCTIRKNALIGMGSIILDGAEIGEGAFIGAGSLVPPGKVIPPNSLALGRPAKVVRELNAEDKEDMERIVREYAEKGQYYKSLQK; this comes from the coding sequence ATGATTTATCCATTTAAAGATAAAATGCCAAAGATCGATCCATCTGTCTTCATTGCTGATTACGCAACTGTTACGGGCGACGTAACAATTGGTGCTGAAACAACCATTTGGTTTAATACGGTCATTCGTGGTGATGTTTCCCCAACCATTATTGGGAAACGTGTCAGTATCCAAGATCTTTGTTGCTTACATCAAAGCCCAAAATTTCCGCTAATTATTGAAGATGAGGTAACAGTTGGACACCAAGTCACTTTACATAGCTGTACAATTCGCAAAAATGCTTTAATTGGTATGGGCTCCATTATATTAGACGGGGCAGAGATTGGAGAGGGTGCATTTATTGGGGCAGGAAGCCTAGTACCTCCTGGTAAAGTCATTCCTCCGAATAGTTTAGCATTAGGTCGTCCGGCAAAAGTAGTCCGTGAATTAAATGCAGAAGATAAAGAGGATATGGAACGTATCGTGCGCGAATATGCAGAAAAAGGACAATATTATAAATCCCTTCAGAAGTAA
- a CDS encoding class I SAM-dependent methyltransferase — translation MKLQRVLQYAQQLLKDSIDEGDTVVDATAGNGHDTLFLAQLVGDNGQVYAFDVQKEAVDATLLRLLDHGLEHRALVLNKGHEDVAQYVHKPVAAAIFNLGYLPGSNHDIITKPATTTQAIEELLKLLKVGGLIILVIYHGHPGGKEERDTVMDYVSRLPQKHVHVLKYEFLNQQNDPPFVIALEKMKEFPI, via the coding sequence ATGAAACTACAACGTGTTTTACAATATGCACAGCAGCTTTTAAAGGACAGTATAGATGAGGGAGATACGGTCGTTGATGCTACTGCTGGAAACGGTCATGATACATTGTTTCTAGCACAGCTTGTGGGAGATAATGGACAAGTTTATGCCTTTGATGTTCAAAAAGAAGCGGTTGATGCAACACTCCTTCGTCTTTTAGATCACGGTTTAGAACATCGTGCACTGGTCCTTAATAAAGGGCATGAAGACGTAGCACAGTATGTACACAAGCCTGTAGCTGCAGCCATTTTCAACCTTGGCTATTTACCTGGCAGCAATCATGACATTATTACAAAGCCCGCTACAACGACACAAGCTATTGAGGAATTACTAAAGCTTTTGAAGGTTGGCGGCCTAATCATTCTTGTTATTTATCATGGTCATCCTGGTGGTAAGGAAGAACGAGATACGGTTATGGACTATGTTAGTAGGCTTCCACAAAAACATGTACATGTCTTAAAATACGAGTTTCTCAATCAACAAAATGATCCACCCTTCGTTATTGCGTTAGAGAAAATGAAAGAATTTCCTATTTAA
- the pckA gene encoding phosphoenolpyruvate carboxykinase (ATP), with the protein MNSVEIANELKELLNGGNINVQLSVPQLAEKATSRGEAMLTVDGAVRAETGKYTGRSPKDKYTVEEESTKDQIDWGKVNQPISSEVFDNLYVKVIKYLKERDELFVFKGFAGADKDSQLSIQVINEYAWHNLFAHQLFIRPTEEELASHVADFTVISAPNFKADPAVDGTASETFIIVSLEKKMILIGGTEYAGEMKKSIFGIMNYLLPQQGILSMHCSANVGEAGDVALFFGLSGTGKTTLSADPDRKLIGDDEHGWSDNGVFNIEGGCYAKTINLSAEKEPEIYNAIRFGSVLENVAVDPETRICDYDDGSLTENTRVAYPIQYIENIVDPSVAGHPKTIIFLTADAFGVLPPISKLTKEQAMYHFLSGFTSKLAGTERGVTEPEPVFSTCFGSPFLPLPATVYAEMLGQKIDEHGAQVFLVNTGWTGGEYGTGSRMKLSYTRTMVRAAIDGKLTNVETTQDAVFGLHIPTAVEGVPSEVLNPREAWADKAAYDAKAAELAGLFNENFKKFSNVSDAITTLGGPLK; encoded by the coding sequence ATGAATTCAGTAGAAATTGCAAACGAACTGAAGGAATTATTAAACGGCGGTAACATTAATGTTCAACTTTCAGTACCACAATTAGCAGAAAAAGCTACATCTCGTGGTGAAGCAATGTTAACAGTAGATGGCGCAGTTCGTGCAGAAACTGGCAAATACACTGGTCGTTCACCTAAAGATAAATATACGGTAGAAGAAGAAAGCACAAAAGATCAAATTGACTGGGGTAAAGTCAACCAACCGATTTCTTCTGAAGTGTTCGATAACTTATATGTAAAAGTAATAAAATATTTAAAAGAACGTGACGAGTTATTCGTATTTAAAGGCTTCGCAGGTGCTGACAAAGATTCACAATTAAGCATCCAAGTAATTAATGAATACGCTTGGCACAACCTTTTTGCTCATCAATTATTTATCCGTCCAACTGAAGAAGAATTAGCTTCTCATGTTGCAGACTTCACTGTCATCTCTGCTCCTAACTTTAAAGCAGACCCTGCAGTTGATGGTACTGCTTCTGAAACTTTCATCATTGTATCACTTGAAAAGAAAATGATCTTAATCGGTGGTACTGAATATGCTGGTGAAATGAAAAAATCTATTTTTGGTATCATGAACTACTTATTACCACAGCAAGGTATCCTTTCAATGCACTGTTCAGCAAACGTTGGTGAAGCTGGCGATGTGGCATTATTCTTCGGTCTATCTGGTACTGGTAAAACGACATTATCCGCTGATCCAGATCGTAAGCTAATTGGTGACGATGAACACGGCTGGTCTGATAATGGTGTATTCAACATTGAGGGTGGCTGCTATGCAAAAACAATCAACCTTTCTGCTGAGAAAGAACCAGAAATCTACAATGCAATCCGCTTCGGTTCTGTTTTAGAAAACGTAGCTGTTGATCCAGAAACTCGTATTTGTGACTATGATGATGGTTCATTAACAGAAAATACACGTGTAGCTTATCCAATCCAATACATCGAAAATATTGTTGATCCTTCTGTTGCAGGTCATCCAAAAACAATCATCTTCCTAACAGCTGATGCGTTTGGCGTATTACCTCCAATCAGTAAATTAACAAAAGAGCAAGCAATGTATCACTTCCTAAGCGGTTTCACTTCTAAGCTTGCTGGAACTGAACGCGGTGTAACAGAGCCAGAACCAGTATTCTCTACTTGCTTCGGTTCTCCATTCCTTCCACTTCCAGCAACAGTGTACGCAGAAATGTTAGGTCAAAAAATTGACGAGCATGGTGCACAAGTATTCCTAGTGAACACTGGTTGGACTGGTGGCGAATATGGTACAGGTAGCCGTATGAAGCTGTCTTACACACGCACAATGGTACGTGCAGCAATCGACGGAAAATTAACAAATGTTGAAACGACACAAGATGCTGTCTTCGGTTTACACATTCCAACAGCAGTTGAAGGTGTACCGTCAGAAGTGTTAAATCCTCGTGAAGCATGGGCAGATAAAGCTGCATATGATGCGAAAGCTGCTGAACTTGCAGGCTTATTCAACGAAAACTTCAAGAAATTCTCAAACGTTTCTGATGCCATTACTACACTTGGTGGCCCATTAAAATAA
- the metK gene encoding methionine adenosyltransferase, with amino-acid sequence MTNRRLFTSESVTEGHPDKICDQISDAILDAILAEDPNARVACETTVTTGLVLVAGEITTSTYVDIKGIVRDTVAEIGYTRGKYGFDAENLAVLVAIGEQSPDIAQGVDQALEAREGSMTDADIEAIGAGDQGLMFGYACNETPELMPLPISLAHKLARRLTEVRKSGELAYLRPDGKTQVTIEYDDNNVPVRVDTIVISTQHDEEATLEQIQADLKEFVIAPVVPSELLDANTKYFINPTGRFVIGGPKGDAGLTGRKIIVDTYGGYARHGGGAFSGKDATKVDRSAAYAARYVAKNIVAAGLAERAEVQLAYAIGVAQPVSIAVDTFGTGKVKESAIVEWVRELFDLRPAGIIKMLDLRRPIYKQTAAYGHFGRTDLNVPWEQIDKADALREKAHL; translated from the coding sequence ATGACAAACCGTCGACTGTTTACATCAGAGAGTGTAACAGAAGGACATCCAGATAAGATTTGTGACCAAATCTCGGATGCCATTTTAGATGCTATTTTAGCAGAAGATCCAAATGCACGTGTAGCGTGTGAAACAACTGTCACAACAGGATTAGTATTAGTAGCAGGAGAAATAACTACTTCTACTTACGTTGATATTAAAGGTATCGTTCGTGATACTGTAGCAGAAATTGGCTATACACGTGGTAAATATGGCTTTGATGCTGAAAATCTAGCGGTGCTTGTAGCTATTGGCGAACAATCGCCTGATATTGCACAAGGTGTTGACCAAGCTTTAGAGGCTCGTGAAGGCTCTATGACAGATGCTGATATTGAAGCAATTGGTGCTGGTGACCAAGGTCTAATGTTTGGTTATGCATGTAATGAAACACCTGAACTAATGCCATTGCCAATCAGCTTAGCACATAAATTAGCACGCCGATTAACAGAAGTTCGTAAATCAGGTGAATTAGCGTATTTACGTCCTGATGGAAAAACACAAGTAACGATTGAATATGATGACAATAATGTACCTGTGCGAGTGGATACAATTGTTATTTCAACACAACATGATGAAGAAGCAACACTTGAACAAATTCAAGCTGATCTGAAAGAATTTGTTATTGCACCCGTTGTGCCAAGTGAATTATTAGATGCAAACACGAAATACTTTATTAACCCGACTGGCCGTTTTGTTATCGGTGGACCTAAAGGGGACGCTGGTTTAACAGGACGTAAAATCATTGTTGATACATACGGTGGTTATGCACGTCACGGTGGTGGCGCATTCTCTGGTAAGGATGCAACAAAGGTAGACCGTTCAGCGGCTTATGCGGCACGTTATGTAGCAAAAAACATTGTAGCAGCTGGCTTGGCAGAACGCGCTGAGGTACAACTTGCCTATGCGATTGGTGTGGCTCAACCAGTTTCCATTGCGGTTGACACATTTGGTACAGGTAAAGTGAAAGAAAGCGCAATCGTAGAGTGGGTACGTGAGCTATTTGATTTACGTCCAGCAGGTATTATTAAAATGCTAGATTTACGTCGTCCGATTTATAAACAAACGGCAGCTTATGGTCATTTTGGTCGTACAGATTTAAATGTACCATGGGAACAAATCGATAAAGCAGATGCTCTACGAGAAAAGGCACATCTATAA